A window of Cryptomeria japonica chromosome 3, Sugi_1.0, whole genome shotgun sequence contains these coding sequences:
- the LOC131032466 gene encoding uncharacterized protein LOC131032466 encodes MDPEELRMIRILKVVKGDSGSMAKVEVPMYGGKRDSEEFQAWIDALVNFFEFEEVEDIKKAWVEFNKGPYKDKVLCDIIPMDVCHLLLGKPWQFDRRAQHDGHKNIYAIEKDGVSYTLEPLQQDMGATHEGPSVMVVKEKEFLKDLEEERCGYDIIANPIYNTATSDKEEVPNEVQGLLDKYENIVVEELPNALPPARDVSQHIDLIPGASLSNKVAYKMAPQQNEEIKN; translated from the exons ATGGACCCTGAAGAGTTGAGAATGATAAGGATTCTCAAGGTTGTGAAAGGGGATAGTGGTTCCATGGCAAAGGTTGAAGTGCCCATGTATGGAGGGAAAAGAGATAGTGAAGAGTTCCAAGCATGGATAGATGCACTTGTCAATTTCTTTGAATTTGAGGAGGTAGAGGATATCAAGAAG GCATGGGTAGAGTTTAATAAGGGTCCTTATAAGGATAAAGTTCTATGTGATATTATTCCAATGGATGTGTGTCACCTTCTTCTTGGAaagccttggcaatttgataggagagCTCAACATGATGGGCATAAAAACATTTATGCTATTGAGAAGGATGGAGTGTCATATACCCTTGAACCACTACAACAAGATATGGGTGCAACTCATGAAGGACCTAGTGTCATGGTGGTGAAggaaaaggagtttttgaaggacCTTGAAGAGGAAAGATGTGGATATGACATTATAGCTAATCCAATCTACAATACTGCAACTAGTGACAAGGAAGAAGTCCCAAATGAAGTGCAGGGCCTACTTGACAAGTATGAGAATATAGTAGTGGAGGAGTTGCCAAATGCTTTGCCTCCAGCCCGAGATGTAAGTCAACACATTGACTTAATACCTGGTGCAAGTTTGTCCAATAAGGTAGCATATAAGATGGCAcctcaacaaaatgaggagatcaaAAATTAG